From the Cydia pomonella isolate Wapato2018A chromosome 11, ilCydPomo1, whole genome shotgun sequence genome, one window contains:
- the LOC133522986 gene encoding uncharacterized protein LOC133522986 has translation MDFLLSTLQLRLERLAEALKGAAEALNSIETGVAKDRVIAIRINVKNRLSSLTSDLDRYLSGATDIKEDFCNECRDMQIKAEDTLTELEVAVKLYCHEVENGHRTRLPKLELGKYNGDILKWNTFWDKFAANVDSKDIANVEKLSYLLASLEGPALQAVEGLETTNMNYPIAVDILNSRFGKPTKVIDAHNDALQNLAVAKDSPEDCRRTLNIIEKHLRVLEALGEKVDASYLRVIILNKFPSRVVYQVWLSSTDDSFAAIRKALDAVITAMESSAVTNMESSVVPVKSSDITEMSTPASTATLQIGAVKKRKWQQKREAISTQPNRKRPKRMCIFCNEEHYSEDCTKFNTYKERIGKLKDRCYVCFQIGHRASKCTRRRKCVHCSRMHNRALCRQKVQRDSSNPSKDNGGEKSEH, from the exons ATGGACTTTCTGCTTTCCACATTACAATTGCGCCTAGAAAGGCTAGCGGAAGCGTTAAAGGGAGCCGCCGAGGCCCTTAACAGCATTGAGACTGGTGTTGCAAAGGACAGGGTAATTGCCATAAGAATTAACGTTAAGAATAGATTGTCATCGCTCACATCAGATTTAGACAGATATTTGTCTGGGGCGACGGACATAAAAGAAGATTTCTGCAATGAATGCCGGGATATGCAAATAAAAGCCGAGGACACCCTGACCGAACTAGAAGTCGCGGTAAAATTATACTGCCATGAAGTAGAAAATGGTCATAGAACGCGTCTGCCTAAATTAGAGCTAGGGAAATATAATGGTGACATCCTAAAATGGAACACTTTTTGGGATAAATTCGCGGCTAATGTTGATAGTAAGGACATTGCCAACGTTGAAAAGCTTTCATACTTACTAGCCTCATTAGAGGGACCAGCCCTACAAGCAGTTGAGGGTCTGGAAACGACTAACATGAATTACCCGATTGCGGTAGACATTCTCAATAGCCGCTTTGGTAAACCTACAAAGGTCATTGATGCTCACAACGATGCTTTGCAAAATCTTGCTGTGGCGAAGGATTCACCCGAAGATTGTAGGCGCACTCTGAATATCATAGAGAAGCACCTGAGGGTATTAGAGGCTTTAGGGGAGAAAGTGGATGCTAGTTACCTTAGAGTTATCATACTTAATAAATTTCCATCAAGAGTGGTATACCAAGTGTGGCTTTCGTCAACCGATGATTCCTTTGCTGCAATCCGGAAGGCTTTGGATGCCGTAATAACAGCTATGGAGAGTTCAGCTGTTACAAACATGGAGAGTTCTGTGGTTCCAGTAAAGTCCAGTGACATAACGGAGATGAGTACACCTGCTTCTACAGCAACACTACAAATTGGAGCTGTAAAGAAAAGGAAATGGCAACAGAAAAGGGAAGCAATTTCAACTCAACCTAACCGGAAACGCCCTAAGAGAATGTGCATATTTTGCAATGAAGAACATTACAGCGAGGATTGTaccaaatttaacacatataaggAGAGGATTGGGAAGCTTAAAGATAGGTGTTATGTGTGCTTCCAAATAGGACACCGTGCCTCCAAGTGTACCAGAAGGAGGAAATGTGTACATTGCTCTAGGATGCATAATAGAGCCCTTTGCCGGCAGAAGGTGCAGAGGG ACAGCAGTAACCCAAGTAAAGACAACGGAGGGGAGAAGTCTGAGCATTAG